AGTCCGTCAACACTGGGTTACCAGATCCGTTGTACATTCCACCACCCTGCCCAGGCCCCACGTTGTTGCTGATGAACATGCACTGCATGAGCTCCGGGTTACCGGAGTCGTTATAGACCCCTCCACCAGTAGCGCCGTCGACCCCGTTGGCGATGAATGTGCAAGCCACTAACGTCGGGCTGGATGATTGAATGTGGAGTCCGCCACCACCCCCATTGAAATCAGGCAAGTTGCCGGCGAAAACACAGCCGGTCGCACTCAAGCTGCAAGACAATACGTACACGCCGCCACCACGAATAGCCTGGTTCTCGCTGAACGTGCATCCATCGAGAACCACAGAACCGAACTCGCAGAACAGTCCGCCGCCTTCTGCGGCGAAGTTGCCCACAACCATGCATTTTCTGATCATGACGGTGCTTGATCCGCAGTACAGGCCGGCGCCATCTGGAGCACAACCGTGTGTTATGGTCACGCCTTCGATGGCAGCTCCAGGTTCAGGAATTGACTGGAGGATGAAGCCGCGGCGCCAGCCCTGGGTTGTCCCCTGACAGTCGATCACTGTTCCGGCAACAACGGTCGGGTTCTCAGGTCTAGTGCTACGCACGGTGATTGCTTTGCCCTTGAAGTCGATGTCGCGATTCCCCTCTCCCGTGTACGTTCCCGGGCTGAGCACGATCTCGTCGCCAGCGTTAGCGGCGTCGATGGCGGATTGAATGGTGCAGTAGATTGAGCCTGTTCTGAGATTCATGACAGATGGCTGTTCAGGTGTGCAAGAGCTCTCCTCGAAACACGCGAAGTGGAACGTCCTGTCGTAGCTGGTTGTCCAGCTCTGGGCCGTGAAGTCGTCCTCCATGGCGTACGCCTCGAACTCGAGTGGCTCGCCGGACTCGACGGTTACCTCCGCCAACTGAGTCTGAGGTCCCACCTCCGTGAGGAGCACCCCGTTTCTCTTGATTCTGAAGTAGTAGTCCTCGGCATTGCCGATGGGGCTGCCCGTAATCGACACGCTGAGTTGCAGGGCCACCCACGATCCGGCGGGGTATTGGGTCGGTGTCCAGATACCCGTGATCCTGCCATACGCCTGGCCGCAGGAGAACTGCGGGTAGTCCGGCGGCGCGTCCCATTCTCCGTCGGCCCCAAACAGCTTGATCTTGGGATTCAGATCGGGACAGCCGGGAGGAATCACCTCGGCAGACTGAAAGCCCGTATCGCCAACCCAGCCCTGCGTGTAGGCCGGTCCGTTCTGAACGGTCTGGGGCTGAAGCCAATCTCCATCCACCGTCGCCGACCAGGTGCACTGGGCCAGGACCACATCATAACTCATCAGGAGCATCGCTAGAAAGGCGGGGATCAGCAAGATCCTCTCTTCTTTCAACCTTCCCATCGTCTTTTCTCCGTCGATCAGTTACTCACCAACTGCAAGAAAGAGCTCAGTCCGGTCACGATCGGCTTCCATTTCCTCACAAACGTGCCAGTTCGCGGGTCTCGTGATCCGTCCCACATCGCGCACGCCCATTTGCCTTCACCTTGCACAGGAGCGATCCGCCGCAAAGCCTGCTCTGCTGCGGCATCGCTGGAGCAGGCCGAAGTCGATCTGATCGACATCGTTATCGGTCGACCCGTGGTTAGCATCCGCCAAATCATGGGAGCTTTGCCTCCGTCTGATACTCACATACCGGCGGAATCAGATCAGCGAACGGAATGAGCGTGTACTGATCGTCCACATGAATGCCCTTACGGATTTTCACGAGCCGCACGTGGCCGTCCATGAAGGCGATGTTGTGAAAACCGGCCGGCGTATGCCAGTTGACCTGATCGGCTGACTCGTAGCTTCGCTCCCAGGCGTTGTACCAACCCAGATCGCCCACGAGCAGAAGCCGTGATTCACCCTTGATCTGCGACAGGGATAGGTCGGCCGCTCGCTCGAACACCCGCTTGAGAACGTCGCCGCAGGGATCTCCCGGCGGAACCTGCAAACCGGGCGGGCCGGGTGGACCGACCAAGATATGGTTCATGTGGTAGCTGTTGCCTCGGTAATCGTAACTCGTGGGCAGCTCACGGCCGAAGCCGACGTCGAACGGACAGCGGAACAACTCGGCTCCCGACCAGACCACCGGCGGAAGGCCCACATAGCGGTTAAGCGGCCTGGGGCCCTGGTAGGCTGCAATCGCTCCCTGCTTGCCGCCAAAGTTCGCCTGCACATTGTCCGTGGCCTTGACCGATTTCAGGAATTTGCCCTTCGAATCACCCAGATAGGCATGCCAGCCCTTGGCAATGGTAGCCAGATTCGTCTGACATAGGAGCTGCTTGCTTTGTCGACGGGCCGCGGCCAGGGTCGGCATCAGCACAGCGATCAAAAGGGCAATGATCGCGACGACTACGAGTATCTCGAGCAAGGAGAATCCCTTCACGCTGCGAAGGCAGCCAGGCACGCCCCGAACCGGCGACACACCGCGACGTGTCTCGCGACCTCGATATGGCGGATATGCGGACAATGAGAGCATCGTCCACATAGGGTGGCCTCCACTACGGCTTCAAACGACGATCGATCTCCTCCAAACGCGATTGAACCAGGGGCAACAGATACCCCTTGTACCGCTCGGCGTACTGCTCGAAAGCCGTCCTGGCCTGGGCCCATCGCCCGGCCTTCATGTGCCGCTCTCCCACAGCGAAAAGCACGAGGGACTCTCCAATCTGCGGAGCCTGAGCCCGGAGATCCTCAACCGAACGCGACTCGTCCAGTAGAAACTCCGTCACCGCGTATTCGGGCGAATCTTTCGGCATCGATCCCTGGATCGCCTCGGCGGCATCTTTCCGGCCAGCATGCCACTCCAGTAGAAAGTAGCCCAACTCGTCCTGATGAGCTTTGGCGGTGTACTGGGCGACCTGGTGTTGCAGGTCGTCGATGTGGACGGCAAAGCCCCGGTTGATCTCGCTCAGGTGGGCCTCCGATGCTTGGGTTCGTCGTAGCAGTTGAAACGATATCAGCCCGAACCCGAGCATGGACAGCACGAGCGCTACAATCACGGATGTGTGGAAGTAGTGCTTGAAGGCCAGCTTGCGCAGGACGTACCATGAGCTGTCGAACTTGGCCGTCACTGCATCACCGCCAAGCCACGCCTTCAGATCAGATTCCAACTCGCGGGCGGAACCGTATCGACGGTCGGGCTCCTTGGCCATGGCACGCAGAACAATAGCATCCAGCTCCGAGTTGACTCCCCCGGCGAGCTTCGAGGGACGAGGCGGGTCGGTGTCCCGAATGTTGCTGAATGCTTCTGCAACATCGCCGTCGGTTTTGTACGGCACCGTGCCGGTGAGCAGTTCGAAAAGAACCACGCCTAACGAATACACGTCCATCCGCGTGTCGGCCGCATCAGCACCACCCCGGGTCTGCTCCGGCGACATGTACCGCACGGTGCCCATCACCCGGCCCGGCGTAGTGGTGTACTCGGGATGTGTTTCTCGCATCTCATCGCGTACCGCCTTGGCCAGCCCGAAGTCGAGCAGGTACGGCCTCCCCTCGGTGTCCACCAGGATGTTGAGCGGCTTGAGGTCGCGGTGGATAACGCCCCTGCTATGGGCATAGCCAACTGCCTCGCACACCTGGTGGAAAAGACCCACAATCTCCCGGATAGGCAGCCGGCGGTCACGAACGTACTTGTCCAGCGGCTGGCCCTGGATGAAGTCCATCGCAAAGAAGTGACGCTTCTCCGCGACGCCGCTATCGTGAGCGACCACGATATTCGGATGCCGAAGGGACGCGACCAGCTTGATTTCTCGCTCGAACCGCCACTGCGACCTCTCGCTGGCAAACGCGCCTTCGAGCATGACCTTGACAGCCACCTTGCGTTTGGTTGAGAGCTGGATGGCCTCATAGACAACGCCCTGCCCGCCACGGTGCAGTTCGTGAAGAATCGTGTAGCCGGGCAATGAATCGGGCGGGGAAACAGGTTGCGAATGGCCTGCAGCCTGAGGCGACTCAGCATGCTGCTTCCTTAGCTTCTCGATGGCATCGGGCGATAGTAGTACGGTCGAAGGCTTGTCGTTTCCGCGAACCACCGCCAGCAAATCGGCGCCTACCTCTTTCTCGAAGGACTGATTTGCTTGGTACTCGGCCAACGCCTCTTGACAGATGGCACACTCCTGGGCGTGAACTCTCAGTCCGGCCGCCTCCTCCGAATCGAGTCGCCCTGCGATCAGATCCTCAAGCTCTTGCTCCGTCAGGCAGGTACTCATGGCCATCCCTCACCAATCGGCTTCCATCTGACGGTACACTTCTCGCATTCGGGCCAGCACGCGGCGCTTGGCCTTCATCGCTGCGTTGACGGTCATTCCGAGCTGGGCGGCAGCTTCTTCCGAAGACACCTCTCCTGAAGTCATCAGCTCAAAGGCACGGATGGTCTCGGGGCTCATCTCCGGTTTGACCTGGTCCAGGCAGGCCCGCAGCACGGCCTGACGCCACTGGGCTTCCCACAACTTACTCATGCTCGCGTCATCAGGCACATTGAGCAGCAGATCGGTCTTGCTGCCGTCCGGGCTCACGACGTGCTGAGCCGCCCGGCTGCGGAGTACATGTAGGACTTTGTTCCGGGCGAAGCCGAACAACCAGTGCCTGAGCCGGCCACGGCTCCGATCGTACTGACCCTTGCGGTAGGCCTCGGCGAAAGCCAGCAGAGCATCCTGGGCGGCATCTGCGGCGTCTTCCCGGCCGAGCCCCAGTTTCAAACCGAAGGCAATCAACACCGCCAAGTACCGCTGGACGAACTCAGACCAAGCCTTGTCGTTGCGGACATCCTTCAAGTCGTTCAGCAGCATCGTGTTGGTTGTGCTGTCCACGCGACAACTCCCGGCGGCTGAAGCTACCCTCGAATGCCGATATCCTGCCCTGAGATGGCAAGTGCCATTCTACCCATTTCACGTGCCCTTTAACAACGATGAATCAGAAGTCGGGCAACTCACCAAACAAGCCGTCGGCTACAGCCTGAGCGAGATGGCTACACAGCTCGTCCACAGCCGACATCTCGCCGCCAAGCCGCCGGCTACAGTGCGACTGCAACTCGCAGCGCGCTCGAGTCATCAGCCGACGGCATTCGGGTGGGCTCAGGTGCTCATATTCGCGGCCCATCGCGACTTTGAGCAATTCATGCACGCGGTGCAGAGCGTATTGACGAAGAGCGAAATCCACGTGGGAAGAGTTGATCAGTTCGTCCAGCAGCGCCACGCTCCAATCGCACACCATTCGGCAGAGCAGATCGACTCCACGCAAACGGAGCCGTGATGGAGCGTTGTCCAGGACATAATGATGCCCGATGGCCGCCGCGGAAGCTCGCGACGGCTTCATGGCCAGCGTGCTCAGAACAACCTCGGAAGAAACGGGGGCTACCATGGGGTGATCTCCTTCCATCAATGCTTGGTGACGGCTTCTGTCCGTTTGGCCATCGCCTGCTCTTGTTTTCCAGCTACAGGGGTGACAGTTCCGGCGCATCGCTTGATGCTCGGGATCCACGCACCAAACAACCGGCGATCTCGCGACTACCCCGTCCCAATCCACCTTCCGCTGTCCAGTCGGGCTTTGGACTGGACATCTGAGGTCCGTCTTTCGCCGGAGGCTGTTCATATAGGGTGTTTCCGGCAGCGGTCTGGAAACGGCCACAGCTCTCCCTTTCTTCTCGCGGAAAGCACCAATGTGGGGTCTGACCCCGGGCAACCAAGCGGGTCTGTCGTGTTCCAGGCCCCCGATTTCTTCGGCGGAGTATGTTCTCGGCTGAGGTGACTATTTCGCAGTGTACACATACGGCAATCGCCGGTGGCGGAGTATTTCTCTACGCCATGAAGAACAATCCGAACGCGGGGGCCAGCCTCTTCCTTCGCCCGAGAAGAGGCTGGTCGCCGCCGGGCCATCTGGAACATGGGCCGAAGCGCGATTCAGAACGCCAAGGCCTGGGCCAAACCCCTGGGCAAGACTACCGGAGGTTCGGAACAAAGTCATGAACGGCGTGGAGTCGCTTGGCCCGACGTGGCCTGATCGCTCGACCTGGTTGGTGGCGGCGGGAGAGGAATGCCTGAAGTGCCTGCCACGCGGCCGATCACTCCGCCCACGGATTCCACTCGCCCTCTGTTAGTGATGGTGAGTGTACCGCTGGACCGCCACCCGACTCCAAGCTTTCCGTCCTGCTGCCATAGGGAGCCGGAACCGCTGACGACCACCTCGCCTGAGCCGTTGGTCTGTTGGCCAATGATGCCACTGGTTCCGGATGCCGAGCTGCCCTTCTTGCTGGTAACCACGCCACCGTCCATAATCGACAGTGTGCAGGAACCGCTTGCTCCAACCCATAGAACAGCTCGAACCGGTCATGTTGAGCACGCCTCGGGCCATGGTCTCCTTTCCAAGGACCGTCGCCGGCGTGGTGAGCGTGGAGCCTGCCATCGCGTTGAGCACACCTCCATCCGCACGGTGACTGTCAGCGTTAGGCGTCGTCGATGATCGCCTTCTGCCCGAAGCAAGGACGCGACGCGAGCGGGAACTGATGTGTTGACAGCTGGTTACGTCGCACCGCCTTGGCCTTGTGAACGGAAGACCCAAACGACGCTCGGCGACTACTATGGCCTCTCCGTCCGCGCTAACCAGCGTCGATCCTGGCACTTGTCTATGTTGGCTTCTGCGGCGGCCAAGCGGCGGATCCTGGTTTGAGCCCTGGTCAGGTGATTCTGCCCTGGTCCAACCCCCCTTTGGCGGGTCCAGCCTGTTGTAACGTTACAGCCACTTCTGGGGTTTGTTAGGGCTATCTGCGTCTTCCGGTTGCAGGGGTGACCAAATGGAAAAACCACTCAATTCCTTAGGGGAAACGCATTCTTAAGGTCTATTGGTGTATTGCCTCCTCAAGGACTCGAACCTTGAACCCGCTGATTAAGAGTCAGCTGCTCTGCCAATTGAGCTAAGGAGGCGGGGGTTACCCCGTCCGAATGGGGAAGTATAGCCGATCCGGCCGGCGGTCTCAAGGGCCGGCGACGCAGGTTCAGACGAGGGGTGGCACGCCGGGATGATGGACGGCCGGCGCTGGTCGGAGCGCGGTGCTGCGGTTCCCGGCCTGTCCGGCTGGAGTGTCGACCTCCGTCTTCGGACTCCACCGCTCTGGGTGCTTTTGGCTCTGTCAAGGATGGCAGCCCTTCTCGAGAACCGGCGTTTCAGGGGGGCAGTGCCAAGAATGACTCCCTCGAAGACGATGGTGATCCGTGGCCGCGCCCACGGTAGCCGCTACCAGCGGTGTCATCTCCGAGCAGAGTTCTGGGTCGGTATGGATCTCAGGTTGCACCAGCCGCGGCTCACGTCCACCAGGCAGTTCATGATGGAGCGACGAAGGCGATGATGCCCACTCGCCATGGCCTGCGCTTAAGACAGAGTCTCTGCGGACCGGCCCGTCATGATCGGCTTACGACCAGCGACCTCGGTTGACCCTGATCGAGTGGCTCCCCTTGCCCAAATCGTGTTCTTGCGTCAGAGTATTTATGCGTTGTTGTGGCTGGCTCATTTTGTGGAGAGGATCCTCATGCAACCGCTTCAAATCGGCGTATGCTCGTGGTCCCTGGCCATTCCCGATCTCACCCAGGCCCTGGCGACCGTTCGGGACAAGCTCAAGCTCGGCTTGGTGCAGGTCGGGTTCTTCGATGACGGCTATAGGGACATCAACAAGATGGTGGACCTTGTGACGGAGAGCCGTCTAGAAGTCAGCGCCACCTGCGTAGGGTTCGCAGGAGAGGACTACTCGAGTATCCAAAACATAGCGGCCAGCGGTGGATACATTCCCAACAGCTTGTGGGAGGAGCGTCGGGCCAAGACCATTGCCGTGGCCGACATCACGGCCAAGCTGGGCGTCAAGCTGCTGGCGACGCACGTTGGCTTTGTTCCGCATGACCGCAAGGACGCGCAGTATTTGCGCTTGGTGGACCGTCTGAGGGACATTTGTGATGCGCTGGGTGCCCGGGGCGTCACTCTGGTCATGGAGACAGGCCAGGAGCAGGCGGAAGCGCTGATTGACTTCATTGAGGCCGTGGGGTGCAAGAACATCGGCGTGAACTTCGATCCGGCCAACATGATTCTGTACGGTGTGGGTGAGCCGCTTGAGGCGGTAGCTCTGCTGAAGGAGCGGATTATCCATGTTCACATGAAAGACGCCAACTGGTCGGCCAAGCCAGGTCGGGACTGGGGCGCGGAGGTCGTTCTGGGGACCGGCCAAGCGGACATTCCGCGGATTGTGAGCAAGCTGCGTGCCCAGGGCTACCGGGGACCACTGGTGATCGAGCGCGAAGCGGGCAATCAGCGGCTGGTCGACATTCAGGAAGCGGCCCGCCTGCTTGAATCGCTGGTGCGTTAGCGATAAGGTGGCCGATCGGGTCATTGGCACGTCAGGCGGGGAACAGGTCGCTGCAGGAAGGTCTGAGGTCATGGTTCAGGAGCATCCGGCAGTCCAGGAGTCTCCTTCGGGTAACGGCAAGCACATCGCCCCGTACCTCTTCGAACTCTCGTGGGAAGTCTGTTCGCAGGCTGGAGGGATTTACACCGTCTTGCGAAGCAAGGCCCCGGCCGCGATTCGCCGCTGGGGCGATCACTACTTCCTGATCGGGCCGTACCGGGAGCACACCGCCGCGGTCGAGTTTGAGCTGGAGACTCCGGACGGCCCGGTGGCTCAAGTGCTCGAGAAGCTCCGCGAGCGGGGGGTGGTTTTCCATCATGGGCGTTGGCTGATCACCGGCCGGCCGCACGTCCTGCTCGCGGACCTGCGGGGCATGCACGATCGGCTCGGCGAGATGAAGTACTACCTCTGGAAGGACCTCGGAATCGGCACACCCGACAACGACTCGGAGCTGAACGACCTGATCGTTTTTGGCTTCATGGTGGCCGAGCTGCTTCAAGCCGTCCACGAGGCTCTGGGCGATTACCCGATGCTCGCCCACTTCCACGAGTGGCAGGCGGCGGTGGCCCTGCCTCTGCTCAAGCGCCGCAAGGTCGAGTTTCCGACCGTATTCACCACCCACGCGACGCTGGTTGGCCGCAGCCTCAGTGCCGCCAACGCCAACCTGTACGATCATCTCCACGAGATCGATGGTGCCGCGGTGGCTTACGAGCACGGCTTCAGCCACCGCTACAACATTGAACGGGCCGCGGCCCACTCCGCCGACGTATTCACCACCGTGTCGGGCATCACCGCCATGGAGGCCAAGCAGTTTCTCGGCCGCCAGCCGGAGGTGCTTGTGCCGAACGGCCTCAACGTGGAGCGGTTCTCTGCGCCCTACGAGTTCCAGAATCTGCATCGCAAGTGCAAGCAGCTCATCCATGAGTTCGTGATGGGCCATTTCTTCTCCAGCTACACGTTTGATCTCGACCGGACACTGTATCTCTTCTCTGCCGGCCGCTACGAGTACCGCAACAAGGGCTTCGACATGTTCATCGAGGCCCTGTTTCAGCTCAACCAGTGGCTCAAGAGCGAGCCGTCGGAAGTGACGGTGGTGGCGTTCCTCATCGCTCCGGCCTCTTACCGGGCGCTCAACGTGGACACGCTGAACCGCCAGGCGATGTTCCACGAACTCCGCGATACCTGCGAGTCGATCCAGGAGGACATGGGTCACCGCCTGTTTCAGACCGTGGCCCAGGGCCGCATGCCCACCCTGGACGATCTTCTGGACGAGTACGCTCGCGTGCGGGTCAAGCGAATGATGCATGCCTGGCGGAAGTACGCCCAGCCGACGATCGTGACCCATGACCTCTGGGACGACGGTAACGACGCGATTCTGCGGCACCTACGGCATCGCCATCTGCTGAACGCGGCCGACGACCCGGTCAAGGTGGTGTTCCACCCGGAATTCATCACCTCGACCAGCCCTGTCCTCGGCCTGGAATACGATCAGTTTGTCCGCGGCTGTAATCTTGGGGTGTTTCCTTCGTACTACGAACCATGGGGCTATACGCCGATGGAATGTGTCGTCCGGGGCATCCCGACCATCACCAGCGATCTGAGCGGCTTTGGGGCCTACGTGATGAGCCACTTCCCGGACCACGACGAGAATGGGATCTTCGTCGCCCGCCGGCGGGGCCAGCCGTTTCACGAGACGGTAAGTCAGATCACCGCCTGGCTGCACGGCTTCACCCAGATGGGCCGGCGGGACCGCATTCAGCTTCGCAACCGAGTCGAGACGTACGCCACCCACTTCGACTGGAGCGAGATGGGCCGGTACTACCGCGTCGCTCGCCGCTGGGCCTTCCAGAAGCACTATCCACAGCTGGACATCCTGCCGGTCGAGGTGACCCAGGTCCCAGAGGTGAGCCCGCGGTCCAAAACCGGTTCGCGGGTCAGCAAGGCCAAGCGTGGTCGTGGATCCAAGGGCGAATCACGGAAGCTGTAGCCGCCAGTCGGCCGATCTGGGCGATGCCTGAACCGCCCACAGGGGTGGAGATGCCGTCATGTTCGCGAGAGTGACCAACGGACTGTCATTGGCCCGGGCCAGTTGGGAAGTCCTCAAGCTCGACAAGGAACTGCTGGTTTTTCCGCTTCTCAGCGGTATCGCTTGCCTGATGGTCGTAGCCAGTTTTGCCGTTCCACTCATCGGCAGCGACTACGTGCAGACCATCGTGGACGACGAGTCCGTTCGTGCCGAGGTGCGATCCGATCCGCTGCTGTGGGTGGTGCTGTTCGCGTTCTACTTCGCCAACTACTTCGTGATCGTGTTCTTCAACTCGGCCCTGGTCGGCTGCGCGATGATT
Above is a window of Phycisphaerae bacterium DNA encoding:
- a CDS encoding sugar phosphate isomerase/epimerase; translation: MQPLQIGVCSWSLAIPDLTQALATVRDKLKLGLVQVGFFDDGYRDINKMVDLVTESRLEVSATCVGFAGEDYSSIQNIAASGGYIPNSLWEERRAKTIAVADITAKLGVKLLATHVGFVPHDRKDAQYLRLVDRLRDICDALGARGVTLVMETGQEQAEALIDFIEAVGCKNIGVNFDPANMILYGVGEPLEAVALLKERIIHVHMKDANWSAKPGRDWGAEVVLGTGQADIPRIVSKLRAQGYRGPLVIEREAGNQRLVDIQEAARLLESLVR
- a CDS encoding glycogen/starch synthase encodes the protein MVQEHPAVQESPSGNGKHIAPYLFELSWEVCSQAGGIYTVLRSKAPAAIRRWGDHYFLIGPYREHTAAVEFELETPDGPVAQVLEKLRERGVVFHHGRWLITGRPHVLLADLRGMHDRLGEMKYYLWKDLGIGTPDNDSELNDLIVFGFMVAELLQAVHEALGDYPMLAHFHEWQAAVALPLLKRRKVEFPTVFTTHATLVGRSLSAANANLYDHLHEIDGAAVAYEHGFSHRYNIERAAAHSADVFTTVSGITAMEAKQFLGRQPEVLVPNGLNVERFSAPYEFQNLHRKCKQLIHEFVMGHFFSSYTFDLDRTLYLFSAGRYEYRNKGFDMFIEALFQLNQWLKSEPSEVTVVAFLIAPASYRALNVDTLNRQAMFHELRDTCESIQEDMGHRLFQTVAQGRMPTLDDLLDEYARVRVKRMMHAWRKYAQPTIVTHDLWDDGNDAILRHLRHRHLLNAADDPVKVVFHPEFITSTSPVLGLEYDQFVRGCNLGVFPSYYEPWGYTPMECVVRGIPTITSDLSGFGAYVMSHFPDHDENGIFVARRRGQPFHETVSQITAWLHGFTQMGRRDRIQLRNRVETYATHFDWSEMGRYYRVARRWAFQKHYPQLDILPVEVTQVPEVSPRSKTGSRVSKAKRGRGSKGESRKL
- a CDS encoding serine/threonine protein kinase encodes the protein MSTCLTEQELEDLIAGRLDSEEAAGLRVHAQECAICQEALAEYQANQSFEKEVGADLLAVVRGNDKPSTVLLSPDAIEKLRKQHAESPQAAGHSQPVSPPDSLPGYTILHELHRGGQGVVYEAIQLSTKRKVAVKVMLEGAFASERSQWRFEREIKLVASLRHPNIVVAHDSGVAEKRHFFAMDFIQGQPLDKYVRDRRLPIREIVGLFHQVCEAVGYAHSRGVIHRDLKPLNILVDTEGRPYLLDFGLAKAVRDEMRETHPEYTTTPGRVMGTVRYMSPEQTRGGADAADTRMDVYSLGVVLFELLTGTVPYKTDGDVAEAFSNIRDTDPPRPSKLAGGVNSELDAIVLRAMAKEPDRRYGSARELESDLKAWLGGDAVTAKFDSSWYVLRKLAFKHYFHTSVIVALVLSMLGFGLISFQLLRRTQASEAHLSEINRGFAVHIDDLQHQVAQYTAKAHQDELGYFLLEWHAGRKDAAEAIQGSMPKDSPEYAVTEFLLDESRSVEDLRAQAPQIGESLVLFAVGERHMKAGRWAQARTAFEQYAERYKGYLLPLVQSRLEEIDRRLKP
- a CDS encoding type II secretion system protein; translation: MLEILVVVAIIALLIAVLMPTLAAARRQSKQLLCQTNLATIAKGWHAYLGDSKGKFLKSVKATDNVQANFGGKQGAIAAYQGPRPLNRYVGLPPVVWSGAELFRCPFDVGFGRELPTSYDYRGNSYHMNHILVGPPGPPGLQVPPGDPCGDVLKRVFERAADLSLSQIKGESRLLLVGDLGWYNAWERSYESADQVNWHTPAGFHNIAFMDGHVRLVKIRKGIHVDDQYTLIPFADLIPPVCEYQTEAKLP
- a CDS encoding sigma-70 family RNA polymerase sigma factor, which translates into the protein MDSTTNTMLLNDLKDVRNDKAWSEFVQRYLAVLIAFGLKLGLGREDAADAAQDALLAFAEAYRKGQYDRSRGRLRHWLFGFARNKVLHVLRSRAAQHVVSPDGSKTDLLLNVPDDASMSKLWEAQWRQAVLRACLDQVKPEMSPETIRAFELMTSGEVSSEEAAAQLGMTVNAAMKAKRRVLARMREVYRQMEADW